The Zobellia alginiliquefaciens genome contains a region encoding:
- a CDS encoding acyl-CoA reductase: protein MNDHHKTFIAFVKLGHFLREFVTLETPTEEWARKLDDAITLSKHKNGWFTRENVTHSLKSWGELLTEENLSSWLASYDLGTNRPKTVALIMAGNIPLVGFHDFLSVLITGNKVLVKLSSNDNVLILFLNSYLCSIEPIFKETIEIVDGKLEGFDAVIATGSNNTSRYFEHYFSKGPHIIRKNRNSIAVLTGNESKEQLNALGEDIFRYYGLGCRSVSKVFVPKAYDFATLFEAIYPYHPIVDHDKYANNYDYNKAVYLMSEFKILDNGFLILKEDHSYSSPIASLFYERYENLDALKERLALDSNELQCIVSENVVKNEIAFGQTQQPSLNDYADNIDTVDFLLKT, encoded by the coding sequence ATGAACGACCATCACAAAACTTTTATTGCATTTGTTAAACTCGGCCACTTTCTTAGAGAGTTTGTTACATTGGAAACACCAACTGAGGAATGGGCTCGGAAATTAGACGATGCTATTACGTTGTCCAAACATAAAAATGGTTGGTTTACAAGAGAAAATGTTACCCATTCACTAAAAAGCTGGGGAGAGCTATTAACAGAAGAAAATCTTTCCTCTTGGTTGGCATCTTATGATTTAGGTACCAATAGACCAAAAACGGTAGCCTTAATTATGGCCGGAAATATTCCGTTAGTCGGTTTTCATGATTTTTTATCCGTTCTCATTACGGGAAATAAGGTGTTGGTTAAACTATCTTCCAATGATAATGTACTCATTTTATTTTTAAATAGTTACCTCTGCTCTATTGAACCTATATTTAAAGAAACAATTGAGATAGTAGATGGAAAACTGGAAGGCTTTGACGCTGTAATCGCCACGGGAAGTAATAATACTTCTCGCTATTTTGAACACTATTTCAGCAAAGGTCCTCATATTATACGGAAGAATAGAAATTCTATTGCCGTACTAACCGGAAATGAATCAAAGGAACAACTGAATGCTTTGGGCGAGGATATTTTTAGATATTACGGATTAGGATGCCGTAGTGTAAGTAAAGTTTTTGTTCCTAAAGCGTATGATTTTGCTACGCTTTTTGAAGCAATTTACCCATACCACCCTATTGTAGACCATGATAAATATGCTAATAATTACGATTACAACAAGGCTGTTTACCTTATGTCCGAGTTTAAAATACTGGATAATGGGTTTCTTATCTTAAAAGAAGACCATAGCTATTCCTCTCCTATTGCTTCCCTATTTTATGAGCGTTATGAAAATTTAGACGCACTAAAAGAACGTCTGGCCTTAGACTCAAATGAATTGCAATGTATTGTTTCAGAGAATGTTGTTAAAAACGAAATAGCTTTTGGGCAAACCCAGCAACCATCACTCAATGACTATGCGGACAATATTGATACTGTTGATTTCCTGTTAAAAACCTAG
- a CDS encoding 4Fe-4S dicluster domain-containing protein — translation MAIVITDECINCGACEPECPNTAIYEGADEWRYSDGTSLEGDVVLPDGKAVNAEEVQEPISDEIYYISPDKCTECMGFHEEPQCAAVCPVDCCVPDDDHVESEDTLLAKQKFMHPDG, via the coding sequence ATGGCAATAGTTATAACAGATGAATGTATTAATTGCGGAGCTTGTGAGCCGGAGTGCCCCAATACTGCAATTTACGAAGGTGCGGATGAATGGAGGTATAGTGATGGTACTTCTCTTGAAGGTGATGTTGTGCTTCCTGATGGGAAAGCAGTAAACGCCGAAGAGGTTCAGGAGCCGATCAGTGATGAAATTTATTATATTTCACCAGATAAATGTACGGAATGTATGGGCTTTCATGAAGAGCCACAGTGTGCAGCGGTATGCCCTGTAGATTGTTGTGTGCCCGATGATGACCATGTTGAGTCTGAAGACACGCTTTTGGCAAAGCAAAAATTCATGCACCCTGACGGTTAG
- the ychF gene encoding redox-regulated ATPase YchF, with translation MKAGIVGLPNVGKSTLFNCLSNAKAQSANFPFCTIEPNIGVVNVPDARLQKLESLVDPERVLPATVEIVDIAGLVKGASKGEGLGNQFLGNIRETDAILHVLRCFNDDNIVHVDGSVDPIRDKETIDMELQLKDLETVDKKLDKVKRAAKTGNKEAQKEEAVLLKLKTGLEAGTSVRAIDISDDDREEYVKPLQFITDKPVMYVCNVDEAAAATGNDYVEKVKAAVAQENAEVIVLAVGTEADITELETYEERQMFLEDLGLDEPGSAKLIRGAYKLLDLETYFTAGVKEVRAWTIPVGATAPQAAGVIHTDFEKGFIRAEVIAYNDYVEFGSEAKVKEAGKMRVEGKEYIVKDGDVMHFRFNV, from the coding sequence ATGAAAGCAGGTATAGTCGGGTTGCCAAACGTAGGAAAATCAACCCTTTTTAATTGTCTCTCCAATGCCAAAGCGCAAAGCGCCAATTTTCCTTTTTGTACCATAGAACCCAATATTGGGGTTGTAAATGTCCCCGATGCAAGATTGCAAAAATTAGAGTCTTTGGTTGATCCAGAGCGTGTTCTCCCGGCAACTGTTGAAATTGTTGATATTGCAGGTTTGGTTAAAGGGGCAAGTAAGGGAGAAGGATTAGGGAATCAGTTTTTGGGGAATATCCGGGAAACTGATGCTATATTGCATGTATTACGGTGTTTTAATGACGATAATATTGTTCATGTGGATGGTTCTGTAGACCCTATAAGGGACAAAGAAACCATTGATATGGAGTTGCAGCTAAAAGACCTTGAAACAGTAGACAAAAAACTGGATAAGGTAAAACGTGCCGCTAAAACGGGTAATAAAGAAGCTCAAAAAGAAGAAGCTGTTCTGTTGAAGTTAAAAACAGGCCTAGAGGCGGGTACTTCGGTCCGTGCCATTGATATTTCCGATGATGATAGAGAAGAATATGTAAAACCATTACAGTTCATTACGGATAAGCCCGTAATGTATGTTTGTAATGTTGATGAAGCAGCTGCTGCTACAGGAAATGATTATGTTGAAAAGGTAAAAGCTGCCGTTGCTCAAGAAAATGCTGAAGTTATTGTTTTGGCCGTTGGCACAGAAGCGGACATCACGGAATTGGAAACCTATGAAGAGCGTCAGATGTTCTTGGAAGATTTGGGTCTGGATGAGCCTGGTTCTGCAAAGTTGATTCGTGGAGCTTATAAATTATTGGATTTAGAAACCTATTTTACTGCTGGTGTAAAAGAGGTGCGTGCTTGGACTATTCCTGTTGGAGCAACTGCTCCGCAAGCAGCAGGTGTTATTCATACGGATTTTGAAAAAGGTTTTATTCGCGCGGAAGTTATCGCTTATAATGATTATGTGGAGTTTGGTAGTGAAGCCAAAGTAAAGGAAGCGGGTAAAATGCGCGTAGAAGGTAAAGAGTACATCGTTAAGGATGGTGATGTTATGCACTTTAGATTTAACGTATAG
- a CDS encoding ATP-dependent helicase yields the protein MKNFIDELNDAQRAPVLHKDGPLMVIAGAGSGKTRVLTFRIAYLMQQGVDPFNILALTFTNKAAREMKERIGKIAGKSETKNLWMGTFHSVFAKLLRYDGDKLGFPSNFTIYDTQDSQRLLASIIKEMGLDKDIYKYKQVQNRISSFKNSLITVKAYLNNPDLVEADAMAKRPRIGEIYQNYVDRCFKAGAMDFDDLLLRTNELLNRFPEVLAKYQDRFRYILVDEYQDTNHSQYLIVKALADRFHNICVVGDDAQSIYSFRGANISNILNFQKDYDNVGMYRLEQNYRSTRNIVNAANSIIANNKEQLEKVVWTSNDDGGSIKIHRSTTDAEEGRFVAGSIWDHKMNEQLDNGQFAVLYRTNSQSRAIEDALRKRDIPYRIYGGLSFYQRKEIKDVLSYLRLIINPKDEEALKRIINFPARGIGQTTLDKLTVAANHYNRSIFEVIQNLEKINLKINAGTQRKLQDFTTMIQSFQIMNENTDAFTLAEHVAKKTGVLLEFKKDGTPEGIGKMENIEELLNGIKDFVEGQKEIDEATGSISEFLEDVALATDLDNDKGDDDRVALMTIHLAKGLEFPYVYIVGMEEDLFPSGMSMNTRSELEEERRLFYVALTRAEKQAYLTYTQNRYRWGKLIDAEPSRFLEEIDEKYVENLTPIDTGYRYKPLVDNDIFGEVDKSRLRQAKPVGGTPPSRKKPNETQLRKLRKLKPELATPVGNTNSVDPNLAEGSVINHTRFGRGKVLKIEGVGNDKKAEIQFDKGDIKKLLLRFAKLEIIG from the coding sequence TTGAAGAATTTCATAGACGAACTGAACGATGCCCAAAGAGCACCCGTTCTTCACAAAGACGGTCCGTTAATGGTTATTGCAGGAGCGGGATCCGGTAAAACAAGGGTACTCACCTTTCGGATTGCTTACTTAATGCAGCAAGGCGTTGATCCTTTCAATATTCTGGCGCTTACCTTTACGAACAAAGCAGCTCGTGAAATGAAAGAGCGTATTGGAAAGATTGCAGGTAAATCTGAGACCAAAAACCTTTGGATGGGGACATTTCACTCCGTTTTTGCAAAGTTGTTGCGGTATGATGGAGATAAATTAGGTTTCCCCAGTAATTTCACTATTTACGATACTCAAGATTCTCAGCGTTTATTAGCTTCCATAATTAAAGAAATGGGACTTGATAAGGATATATATAAATACAAACAGGTACAGAATCGTATATCCTCTTTCAAGAACAGCTTAATTACGGTTAAAGCATATTTGAACAATCCGGATTTGGTAGAGGCGGACGCCATGGCCAAAAGACCCAGAATAGGGGAAATATATCAGAACTATGTGGACCGTTGTTTTAAAGCGGGCGCGATGGATTTTGATGACCTTCTACTTCGAACCAACGAACTTCTGAATCGTTTTCCTGAAGTATTGGCAAAATATCAAGATCGATTTAGGTATATCTTGGTAGATGAGTACCAAGATACCAACCACTCCCAGTATCTTATTGTTAAAGCTCTTGCTGATCGTTTCCATAATATTTGTGTAGTAGGAGATGATGCGCAGAGTATCTATTCTTTCCGTGGAGCTAACATTAGTAATATTCTAAATTTCCAGAAAGATTATGATAATGTGGGAATGTACCGTCTGGAACAGAATTACAGGTCTACTAGAAATATTGTAAACGCAGCTAATTCCATAATTGCAAATAACAAAGAACAGCTAGAGAAAGTAGTTTGGACGTCAAATGATGATGGCGGAAGCATAAAAATACACAGGAGTACTACAGATGCTGAAGAAGGTAGGTTCGTTGCGGGTTCCATTTGGGACCATAAAATGAACGAACAGTTGGACAATGGTCAATTTGCAGTATTATATCGTACAAATTCCCAGTCACGTGCTATTGAGGATGCTTTGCGGAAGCGGGATATACCTTACCGTATTTATGGCGGACTTTCTTTTTATCAACGTAAAGAAATTAAGGACGTCTTAAGTTATTTACGCTTGATTATTAACCCTAAAGACGAAGAAGCCCTTAAGCGGATTATAAATTTTCCTGCCCGAGGTATAGGTCAAACCACTTTGGATAAGCTAACGGTGGCTGCCAATCACTATAACCGTTCTATTTTTGAAGTGATTCAAAATCTGGAAAAAATTAATCTAAAAATCAACGCGGGTACACAGCGAAAGTTGCAAGATTTCACCACCATGATCCAAAGTTTTCAAATTATGAATGAAAATACGGATGCCTTTACTTTGGCCGAACATGTGGCTAAAAAAACCGGTGTTCTTTTAGAGTTTAAAAAGGATGGCACGCCAGAAGGTATTGGCAAGATGGAGAATATTGAAGAGCTGCTCAATGGTATTAAGGATTTTGTGGAGGGGCAGAAAGAAATAGACGAAGCTACCGGAAGTATCAGTGAGTTTTTAGAGGATGTAGCTTTGGCAACCGATTTGGATAATGACAAGGGAGATGATGACCGTGTGGCTTTAATGACTATCCACCTGGCTAAGGGGCTTGAGTTCCCATATGTGTATATTGTTGGGATGGAAGAAGATCTTTTTCCTTCTGGAATGAGTATGAACACCCGTAGTGAGTTGGAAGAAGAGCGAAGGTTATTTTACGTAGCATTAACGCGAGCAGAGAAACAGGCCTATCTTACATACACCCAAAACCGATACCGATGGGGGAAATTAATAGATGCAGAGCCTAGTCGGTTTTTAGAGGAGATCGATGAAAAATATGTAGAGAACCTTACGCCGATAGATACAGGATATCGATATAAGCCACTTGTAGATAATGATATTTTTGGGGAAGTAGATAAAAGTAGATTAAGGCAGGCTAAACCAGTAGGTGGAACACCTCCAAGCCGTAAAAAACCAAATGAAACGCAGCTCAGAAAATTAAGAAAATTGAAACCAGAACTTGCTACTCCGGTTGGGAATACCAATTCCGTAGACCCTAATTTAGCTGAAGGCAGTGTTATTAACCATACGCGTTTTGGTCGTGGTAAGGTATTGAAGATTGAAGGTGTGGGCAACGATAAAAAAGCCGAAATCCAGTTTGATAAAGGGGATATAAAGAAGTTGTTGCTTCGCTTTGCTAAGTTGGAGATAATAGGCTAA
- a CDS encoding IS3 family transposase → MSCLKLGTRKLYYILKDKLFVLNVGRDKLFRILKANHMLIKPKRSYHITTDSHHRFRKHKNIVCNVEINRPEQVWVGDITYLGSRKNPSYLALITDAYSKKIIGYNVSESLAVDGTIKALEMALNNRMYKDKPLIHHSDRGLQYCSNEYQNLLSQNAIKSSMTEKYDPYENAIAERINGILKQEFNVAKHIQSLPMKRKLVEQAICIYNNLRPHLSNHMLTPELMHRQNKIIMKQYKSKNLIEASFNEI, encoded by the coding sequence GTGTCATGCCTAAAATTAGGTACTAGAAAATTGTATTATATATTGAAAGACAAACTCTTTGTTTTAAATGTTGGCAGAGATAAACTCTTTAGGATACTCAAAGCAAACCATATGCTTATAAAGCCTAAAAGATCATATCACATAACTACAGACTCGCACCATCGATTTAGAAAGCATAAGAATATTGTTTGCAATGTTGAGATCAATCGACCGGAACAAGTATGGGTTGGCGATATAACCTATTTAGGATCTAGAAAAAACCCATCTTATCTAGCATTGATAACGGACGCTTATTCTAAAAAAATAATAGGATATAATGTATCGGAAAGTCTGGCAGTTGATGGAACCATAAAAGCTTTGGAGATGGCTTTGAACAATAGGATGTATAAAGATAAACCACTTATTCACCACTCCGATAGAGGGTTGCAATATTGTTCCAATGAATATCAGAACCTATTGTCGCAAAACGCAATTAAATCCAGTATGACCGAAAAATACGACCCTTATGAAAATGCAATTGCAGAAAGGATCAATGGTATACTTAAACAAGAGTTCAACGTTGCAAAACATATACAGTCGTTACCTATGAAGAGAAAATTGGTAGAACAAGCTATTTGCATTTACAACAACTTAAGACCACATCTATCGAACCACATGCTAACACCGGAACTCATGCATCGGCAAAACAAAATCATAATGAAACAATACAAATCAAAAAATCTCATTGAAGCTAGCTTCAATGAGATTTAA
- a CDS encoding L-threonylcarbamoyladenylate synthase, producing the protein MAEFIRIYEENPNPKEINRVVEVLRKGGLVIYPTDTVYGLGCDITNSRALEKIARIKGIKLAKANWSFICADLSNLSDYVRQIDTATFKILKRALPGPYTFILPGNSNLPKDFKKKKTVGIRVPNNSISKALVEGLGNPIVSTSIRDDDDLLEYTTDPELIYEKWENLVDVVIDGGYGDNVASTVIDLSTGMPEVLREGKGHLDIF; encoded by the coding sequence ATGGCTGAGTTTATACGGATTTATGAAGAGAACCCTAACCCCAAAGAAATTAATAGGGTAGTAGAGGTTCTAAGAAAAGGTGGATTGGTTATCTACCCTACGGATACGGTCTATGGTTTGGGGTGTGATATTACCAATTCTCGTGCCTTAGAAAAAATAGCGCGAATAAAAGGTATAAAATTGGCTAAGGCCAATTGGTCTTTTATCTGTGCGGATTTGAGTAATCTATCGGATTATGTACGTCAAATAGATACGGCTACATTTAAGATATTAAAAAGAGCATTACCTGGTCCTTATACTTTTATTCTTCCTGGTAATTCAAATTTGCCCAAAGACTTTAAAAAGAAAAAGACGGTAGGTATTCGTGTGCCAAATAATTCTATATCCAAGGCTCTTGTGGAAGGTTTGGGAAACCCAATTGTTTCAACTTCTATTAGGGATGATGATGATTTATTGGAGTATACTACCGATCCTGAACTCATTTATGAAAAGTGGGAAAATTTAGTGGACGTAGTGATTGATGGAGGTTACGGAGATAATGTGGCGTCTACAGTAATTGATTTATCTACGGGTATGCCGGAAGTGCTTAGAGAAGGTAAAGGTCATTTAGATATTTTCTAG
- a CDS encoding OmpA/MotB family protein has product MKKLILGCLGVTLLLSSCVSQKKYSDLEAKHKEAQDLLNSATVKLNDCLEEKATASSRLKTLQDQNSFLKANNQELINNMGNLTTLTSKGAENLEKSLESLKEKDLTIRKLQDAITRRDSVNLSLVQSLKGVLGNLDDEDIEISVEKGVVFVSISDKLLFSSGSYNVTSRAKEILGKVAMVVNNKPDFEFMVEGHTDDVPYGRHGVLLDNWDLSVKRATAVVRILQNDYNVDPKRMTAAGRSEYVPVSTTEKSKNRRTRIVVLPKIDQFYSMIEEGMDDPAINN; this is encoded by the coding sequence ATGAAGAAATTAATTTTAGGCTGTTTAGGAGTGACCTTGTTGTTGTCCTCATGTGTTTCACAGAAGAAGTATTCAGATTTAGAAGCCAAGCATAAGGAAGCACAAGATCTTTTAAATTCTGCAACGGTTAAATTGAACGATTGTTTAGAAGAAAAAGCCACTGCTAGTTCTCGACTTAAAACATTACAAGATCAAAATTCATTTTTAAAAGCGAATAACCAAGAGTTGATCAATAACATGGGCAACTTAACTACCTTGACCTCTAAAGGTGCCGAGAACCTTGAGAAGTCTTTGGAAAGCTTAAAAGAAAAAGACCTTACGATACGTAAACTGCAGGATGCGATTACTAGAAGAGATTCTGTAAATCTTTCTTTGGTTCAGAGTTTAAAAGGTGTTTTGGGTAACTTAGATGACGAAGACATTGAAATCAGCGTTGAAAAAGGTGTTGTTTTTGTGTCTATCTCAGATAAATTATTGTTTAGCAGCGGTAGCTACAACGTAACTAGCAGAGCCAAAGAAATTCTTGGTAAAGTAGCAATGGTTGTAAACAACAAACCTGATTTTGAATTTATGGTAGAAGGTCACACGGATGACGTGCCTTACGGAAGACATGGTGTTTTGTTGGACAACTGGGATTTAAGTGTAAAACGTGCTACTGCCGTAGTTAGAATTTTACAAAATGATTACAATGTTGATCCTAAGCGTATGACTGCTGCCGGTAGATCAGAGTATGTTCCTGTATCTACAACTGAAAAATCAAAAAACAGAAGAACACGTATTGTTGTACTTCCTAAAATTGATCAGTTCTATAGCATGATCGAAGAAGGCATGGATGATCCTGCCATCAACAACTAA
- a CDS encoding glycosyltransferase family 2 protein — MRIAIVILNWNGEVLLERYLPSVIQYSDGAEIYVVDNASTDGSVAFIKTNYPNITVVQNSENGGFTTGYNIGLKSVEADVYCLLNSDVEVAEGWLEPIIKAFKENEDAAIIQPKILDLMRKDHFEYAGAGGGFIDQLGYPFCRGRIFQELEEDKGQYDDIIEIFWATGACMFIKSDVFWDLKGFDEDYFAHQEEVDLCWRAKNKGYKILYVGTSHVYHLGGSTLSNMNPKKTFLNFRNSLFSLTKNLPRRKALILVLIRLLSDGVAALRFIFQLKFTHCFAILRAHLSFYRHFGKMYKRREKANFIPKYYKVKSIVWQHFVHHVKNFNDLVKH; from the coding sequence TTGCGTATAGCCATAGTCATACTTAATTGGAACGGAGAGGTACTTCTTGAAAGGTACCTTCCATCGGTCATTCAATATTCCGATGGTGCGGAAATTTACGTTGTTGATAATGCCTCTACAGATGGTTCCGTAGCATTTATCAAAACCAACTACCCCAATATTACCGTTGTTCAAAATAGTGAAAATGGAGGGTTTACCACAGGGTATAACATAGGTTTAAAAAGTGTAGAAGCCGATGTGTATTGTCTTTTAAATTCCGATGTGGAAGTTGCAGAAGGCTGGTTGGAACCTATTATTAAGGCTTTTAAAGAAAATGAAGATGCGGCCATTATTCAGCCTAAAATTCTTGATTTGATGCGTAAAGATCATTTTGAATATGCCGGTGCTGGTGGAGGTTTCATTGATCAATTGGGGTATCCGTTTTGTAGAGGTAGAATTTTCCAAGAATTAGAGGAAGACAAAGGGCAATATGATGATATTATTGAAATATTCTGGGCCACTGGCGCATGTATGTTCATTAAAAGTGATGTGTTCTGGGATTTAAAAGGATTTGACGAGGATTATTTTGCCCATCAGGAAGAAGTTGATTTATGTTGGAGAGCAAAAAATAAAGGATATAAAATTCTATATGTGGGCACCTCCCATGTATATCATTTAGGTGGTTCCACTCTAAGTAATATGAACCCGAAGAAGACATTTCTTAATTTTAGGAATTCCCTTTTCTCCTTGACCAAAAACCTACCACGAAGAAAAGCATTGATTTTGGTGTTAATTCGCCTTCTATCCGATGGAGTGGCAGCCTTACGATTCATCTTTCAACTAAAATTTACACACTGTTTTGCCATTTTAAGGGCACATTTAAGCTTTTATAGACATTTTGGAAAGATGTATAAACGACGTGAAAAAGCTAATTTTATACCAAAGTATTATAAGGTAAAGTCCATTGTATGGCAGCATTTCGTACATCATGTAAAGAATTTTAACGATTTAGTAAAACATTAA
- a CDS encoding type I restriction enzyme HsdR N-terminal domain-containing protein, translating into MVPLNFPEYKFRFKSSENNVRIFDSIRKKFVVLQPEEWVRQHVVNYLLLEKKYPKSLVNVEKQLIINNIKKRYDVVVFNSDGSIHILVECKAPEITINQVTFDQIARYNLELKADYLMVTNGLDHFYCKMDFTSEKYTFLRNIPDFSR; encoded by the coding sequence ATGGTACCCCTTAATTTTCCTGAGTACAAATTCCGGTTCAAAAGTAGCGAAAATAACGTGCGTATTTTTGACAGCATACGCAAAAAATTTGTGGTACTACAACCGGAAGAATGGGTGAGACAGCATGTAGTCAATTATCTGTTACTCGAAAAAAAATATCCTAAAAGCTTAGTAAACGTAGAGAAACAGCTGATTATCAATAACATTAAAAAAAGGTATGATGTAGTTGTTTTTAATTCTGACGGAAGTATCCATATACTTGTGGAATGCAAGGCTCCTGAAATTACAATTAACCAAGTTACCTTTGACCAAATAGCGCGCTACAACCTAGAACTCAAAGCAGATTACCTGATGGTAACCAACGGGCTCGACCATTTTTATTGCAAAATGGATTTTACGTCAGAAAAGTATACATTTCTGAGGAATATTCCTGATTTTAGCCGTTAA
- the holA gene encoding DNA polymerase III subunit delta has product MDEAKQIVSDIKNGTIKPIYFLFGEEPYYIDAIASYIEKNVLAEEEKGFNQMVLYGKDVTIDDIVSNAKRYPMMAERQVVIVKEAQHLVRTIENLTSYVDNPQPTTVLVVCYKYKKLDKRKKLYKSVKKAGVLFESKKLYENQVSDWIRKNLQGRGYSISHKAAILLTEFLGTDLSRINNEIEKLQLVLPQKSEITPTDIEAHIGISKDYNNFELKKAIGERNVLKATRIINYFAQNPKDNPFVLTVTLLHTFFSQLLQYHGLKDHSAKSVASALRINPYFVGEFQTAARNYPMRKVSGIISALREMDLKGKGVGANVNSQADLLKELLVKII; this is encoded by the coding sequence ATGGATGAAGCAAAACAAATAGTTAGCGATATTAAAAACGGCACAATTAAACCCATTTACTTTTTATTTGGGGAGGAGCCCTATTATATTGATGCCATTGCCTCATATATTGAGAAAAATGTACTTGCGGAAGAGGAAAAAGGGTTCAACCAAATGGTTCTTTATGGAAAGGATGTAACAATAGATGATATCGTTTCCAACGCAAAAAGGTACCCTATGATGGCGGAACGGCAAGTGGTTATCGTAAAAGAGGCCCAACATTTGGTGCGTACCATTGAAAACTTGACCTCTTATGTAGACAATCCTCAACCAACAACGGTTTTGGTTGTTTGCTACAAATATAAAAAACTGGATAAACGCAAGAAGTTATATAAGTCGGTTAAAAAAGCAGGTGTTCTTTTTGAAAGCAAAAAACTGTACGAAAACCAAGTCTCTGACTGGATAAGGAAAAACTTGCAGGGCAGGGGGTATAGTATATCGCACAAAGCGGCAATATTACTTACGGAGTTTTTAGGAACGGATTTAAGCCGTATAAACAACGAAATAGAAAAACTTCAGCTTGTACTGCCTCAAAAGAGTGAGATTACACCAACAGATATAGAGGCTCATATTGGTATTAGCAAGGACTACAATAATTTTGAGCTAAAGAAGGCCATTGGTGAGAGAAACGTACTTAAGGCTACGCGAATAATCAATTATTTTGCTCAAAATCCAAAAGATAATCCATTTGTACTCACTGTAACTTTATTGCATACATTCTTTAGTCAACTTTTGCAGTATCATGGTTTAAAAGACCATTCTGCTAAGAGTGTAGCAAGTGCATTGCGAATTAACCCATATTTTGTGGGTGAGTTTCAGACTGCGGCTCGAAATTATCCAATGAGAAAGGTAAGCGGAATTATATCTGCTCTTCGTGAAATGGACTTAAAAGGAAAAGGGGTAGGGGCTAATGTTAATTCTCAAGCAGATCTATTGAAAGAACTGCTGGTTAAAATAATATAA